In a single window of the Etheostoma spectabile isolate EspeVRDwgs_2016 chromosome 3, UIUC_Espe_1.0, whole genome shotgun sequence genome:
- the c15h3orf80 gene encoding uncharacterized membrane protein C3orf80 homolog, whose amino-acid sequence MMPRLPGGDRTTCGTTSTFLSACLVSACHALRNCGEVQCGDGHQCCPPIVTLNGSASSTVRCCKLPIHIFFDNVGWFTRKLSGILILLLLFAMGYFIQRIICPRPRRNPHNDRSEEPSLFHGHASASQDSLLDRYPEYSLREFASPNLPAYDEVKYLPTYEESMQEMHRDRSDDNLLSENERGGQGRVRAAGPRAGDQRRDVLEVSAQHSPRTSRNSV is encoded by the coding sequence ATGATGCCCCGTCTGCCGGGCGGCGACAGGACAACGTGCGGGACCACGAGCACCTTTTTGTCGGCATGTCTGGTCTCCGCTTGCCATGCCCTCCGGAACTGCGGGGAAGTCCAGTGCGGCGATGGCCACCAGTGCTGTCCGCCCATCGTCACCCTGAACGGCAGCGCCAGCTCCACGGTGCGCTGCTGCAAGCTCCCCATCCACATATTCTTCGACAACGTAGGCTGGTTCACGCGGAAGCTGTCGGGCATCCTGATCCTGTTACTGCTTTTTGCCATGGGCTACTTCATCCAGCGGATCATCTGCCCGCGGCCCCGCCGGAACCCGCACAACGACCGCAGCGAGGAGCCCTCCCTCTTTCACGGCCACGCATCGGCGTCCCAGGACTCCCTGCTGGACCGGTACCCCGAGTACAGCCTCAGGGAATTCGCCTCTCCGAACCTGCCGGCATACGATGAAGTCAAATATTTACCCACGTATGAGGAGAGCATGCAGGAGATGCACAGAGACCGGTCCGATGATAACTTGCTGTCGGAAAACGAGAGGGGCGGTCAGGGCAGGGTGAGAGCGGCGGGACCGAGAGCCGGAGACCAGAGACGGGATGTCCTGGAGGTGTCAGCGCAACACAGCCCAAGGACATCGCGGAACTCTGTCTGA